A window of Candidatus Nomurabacteria bacterium genomic DNA:
TTCTCGCGGTTTACCAGCTGATTATGCTTCTGATATTGATAAGAGTACTTTACAGAGAATACTTGATCTGGATGTTAAGTATTTTGAAACAAATCCCAATGTCGTATCCTCACCCAATTCATTGTCGTTTCTCCTGGAGTACGCAATAAGAACTGACCTCAAGGCCGTTGTTGTCGGTACTGATTGTGTCAAAACGTCCTTTGATCGAGATCGTACAACCGGCCTAGCATCAATTCTATTTGTAGAAAAATAAAATGATCCGCTCGGTTATTATCTCAACACCAGATCTGAATGATCTAGTTGGGTGTGGTGTCTGTCCAAAGGAGTGCAGATTGATAGATGGTGCTATATGTCGTTCAGGAGTCCGCAGAAGAGTAGGTGATAGGGTAGTACAGCTCAATTACGGTATGTTGTTAAATCTCAGAAAAGGCACGTTACCTATGGGATTCCGAGAAGATGAAGAGGGCCTTTTTGTGTCAATGATAGGAGGCAATCATAAGTTGGCATTTGATCCTGACTGGGGATTGTCACAATTCTATCAAGAGAGGTCTCGAGAGATAGGAAAATTTGAGGCTATGAGGTCAGTAGAAACATCTGGTGATCATTATGCACCAGCAGAACTAGTAGAGTATTCACAGAAGCATGATCTCGAAAAGATCTTTTTTTTTAATGGTGAGCCGGCGGTTAATCTTGATTACATCCTTGAATTATCTAGGGTTGCAAGGAGAGCGGGTATCGAAGTGTATATAAAGAGTAGGGGAACTATACCCGAACAGTATTGGTATGCCCTTACTTCTGACTTATCAGGAGTATCTCTACACCTTGATTCTCTGGACAATTCGTACAATCAGAAGTATTTCAATATTATAACGGATCATATCCTAGAACTGCTTAAATATTTATCAAAGCCTCATAAACTTCGTTCAATATATACAACAATCATCCCAGATGTGAATGACAGAGCACGCTCTCTAGATAGGATGGTAGACATTTTCAACCATGAGATCGATCAAAATGTTGATTGGATAGTGCGATCATTCACTCCGGATCATAAGATGTGGGATCGTAGATCGATCCCGGATGAGGATCTATCAGAGATCATTAATTATCTAACAAAAATATGCAGGATGAATATAATAGCTGATACTGGTAAAATAGATAGATAAGTTAATTCTGGAGATCTATGGAAGAAAAGTTCAAGATCACATTTTCGGGTATGGATGCAACAGAGCCATTAAGACGGTATGCATTAGAAAAATTCACAAAACACCAGCATCTGGTCGATCATATAATTAACGCAGATGTTGTGATGACTCAGCATGTAACACATCGCGGAGTTTCAAAGGATTTCGAGATCACGATCAATGTTGCAGTCCCTAAAGGTATGATCCATGTACAAGAAAGAGGTGAAGATATGTATGCTCTTATAGACACATCATCTGATATCCTTTCCCGAAGGTTGAAAAGATATCATGAGAAATTAAGCCAGTGGGAAGGAGAAAGACCTTGGAAGACCATAGAGCTACAAAAAGAAGAAGATTATCAGACTGAGGGTGATGTCTCAAATTACGCAGATTACGTTCCAACTATAGTTGAAAGGAAAACTATGGAGTATATGTCTCCAATGGCTGAAGCAGAAGCGATCGAAAGAATGGAGTTAAGTGATCGCGACCAGATCCTTTTTAAGAACATTGCATCAGGTAAATACTGCATGATCTATAAACGCAGAAGGGGAGGTTATGCGATAGTTGAACCCGAAGATCAGTAATTCTCGATCAAGCTGGACCTATCGAAGTACTTGAAAGAATATGACACACTTCAAAATATGTTGTCAGTCCAATCGGAAGTAATTGTTCTGATAACATTTCCCAAATGCCGGAGAGTAGTCTATTTTAGTGAGGTTACCAAAAGTAGCGGAAATTCACAAAGAGCAGAAGCACAACTATTGTAAAAGTTGAAAAGATCTTTAGATCAGAAAAGAGCCGAAGCTGAGAAGAGCAGAAGCTGAAAAGAGCCGAAGTTGAAAAGAGCCCCTTGCGGGGCTCTTCTTTTAATTCATAGCAATTTGGTTACTACTTCGTATCCAATCTGCTATTCATATCTGAAAGCAGATCTCGTGTGATCTGTAGAATTCCGTAAGAAGGCCTATCAGTAGTGTTGTTTTGTAGTGTCGCTTCTTCTCTTAATCCGTTCAGCCAAGCACCTGAAAGCTCGTTGAACTTCTGTTTGGTGTATGCTTCTGCAACAGTATCCTTCACATCTTCATAAACTGCATCTTCACCGAAATAGGTATCCTTGAATTCTTCAAAAAAGGCTAGCAGATCTTCTTCAGTTGGTTCAGGTACAACCATAGCTTCAGCTAAAAGTTGGATCTTTAAGTTCCTTCTATATGTTTCCAGGGTCAGACCATTTGCTTCAAGTGCGGCATTTAGTTCCTCCTCACCGCCAACCTCTTCTTTTGTCTGAGCTACTGCGGTATCGACATCTTCATCGGAAACAGTGACATCCTCTTTCACAGCTTCCTGCTTGATCAACTCCTCATTCATCATCTGTGTAGCGATAACATTTCCATAAGCATCCTCGAGTCTGACAAGATACTCACTCCTAGGGATGCGAGATCCATTCACTATAGCAATACTGTAATCGTTATTGATGTACTGGACAACAAAATCTATGACGATCAGTGTCGCAATAACTACTAGAACCCAAGTGACAAATTTCAACATCCTTGGTTTGATAGAGATCGTTCCGGGCTTTTTAGCTTTGGTTTCAGCTTCGGATACTGGTGTGATTTTTTTGACAACCTTAGCAGGAGTGCTCTCTTTAACTTTCGAAACTTTTTCAGATCGAGAAACAGTATCTGAATTTTTTGCTCTATCAGAAGCAACAACCTTCTTTGATCGCTCTTCTGACCTCTTCTTTGACTGGGCTTTTTTATTTGATCTTGCCATTAAAAAATACTCAATAAAATTATGGCTGGTCATTAGTGTATCAGAATAGGAAGATAGAATAAAGTAATAGGATTAAGTCATCGGGTAGATAATGCACACCTGTTTAAAGTTGATGTGATTGAAAAATGGGGCCAAGTGAGACAAAATGATAATGATCTAAACTATCAATGTCTCAAACATGACCCCAATAGTATCATACAAAGAATTCATAAAAAACGCACGAAACAAAAAGCAGGCAAGAGAATTCCTAAAGGCACATATATTAAGAACGGGAGGAAATATATCCCAATCAGCTCATACCTTGAAATGCTCATGGAGGACGATTAAAAAATTGTTGGAAGCAGATGATTTGGACTATGAATCAAAAAAAGCTCCAAAAACTATTCCGCACAAAATACCACAATCAACAGAAGAATTGATAGAAGAGTATCACAAGGAGTCTGGATACGGTCCTGATATGTTGAAGTTAAATTACAAAATACCTCACTCAACTAGTACAATATGGAGAGTCCTTTCTGAAAAAGGATTAATTCGGCAGGGTGAAAGAACATATGTTAAAAAGAAAAAGAATTCTCATATTAAGTGGAAACTTAAAGCGTTTGAGAAATGGCAACTTGATACAAAATATCTTGACGATATCCCAAATCTGATCGGCCCAATACAACAAGGTTTCCTACCAAGGTACGAGTACACTTTAAGAGATATGACTACTGGAACAACATTCTTAGGATATGGTTTAAAGGAGAGATCTGTATATTGTACTTGCTCTTTTGTAGCATTGGCTATGTACCATATGCAGTTACATGGAATCGATACTCACTATGTAACGATACAATCTGATAATGGTCCTGAGATTATTGGTGGGATAAATAAGTCTGGAAATTACAGTATTGAAGATATCGTTGAGGGACAGTTTGGGGCAAGATTTAAGACAATACCTATTAGAAAACCTACTTTTAATTCCCATGTGGAGAGTTTCCATGGGAGAATAGAGTATGAACTTTATGAAAGAATGAATATCTGTTCGGATACTAATTTCGTAAAGGAGGCTAGGGATTTTGAATTACACTGGAATACAAGAAGGAAAACTTTGGGAAGGAAGAAGACTCCTGAATGTATAGCAAGAGAAAGTGGGTTTCTTCTTTCTGAGTGCTTTTACAATTTCCCTGTGTTAATATTTGATATCATTCCTCACAAGGAATCTATGCATTATCTACCCGATGACCTCATAGGATATATTTTTTCCTGATACCGTTTATTTGACGGAGATCATCTCAAGTGCAAATACATTGAGGTTTCTCCATTACCATGATCAACTAGCACATATTTACCACCACAAGCATCAGTGAGGACTTTAGTCACAAAACCATCTTTGATAGCACGAATTGGAGCGCCTGTCCCTCTTGTCGGTATTGGTAAAGATTCACGATATAAACCATAACAGCTGATAGGAGGTACTGTGATCCAACTTCCCGGTTGCTCACCACTAGTGTGACTGACAAAATCGACAGCATAGTATGATCCAATGTACTCATGAGGGAATTGCGAAACGTATCCACCATCAACAGGTACTTCACAGTTGATACTACTGGCATAAGTTCCATACGATATATGAAGACAGTTAATGTTTGGATTTGTCACAACTCCATTGACTCGATATTCGAAATGAAGATGTGAGCCGTAAGAGAATCCGGTGAATCCCTGAAATCCAAGTATATCTCCTTTTTCTACAGGGGTATTTGCCTCTATAGTACCACTTCTAAATAGCTCGAAGATGAGTTGAGTGATCTGTTGGGTCGCTTGATTGGCTGCGGCCTCAAGTTCATCGTAACGAGTGCGATATTCATCTTCCCTGCGCTGACTTTCTGAGAGAAGAGCCTGATATGAACTTTTTTGGGATGCAAGCTCCTCCTTCTCATCAAATAGGTCAGCTCTGTCTCCTTCTGCTTCAAGCTGAACCTTCTTTACCTCTTCCTTCTTTTCCTGTAGTTTTGCCTGTTCTGATTCTAAGAAAGATATCTGCTCTCCCATACTCCCTAATAGCTCTGCATCTTTTTCCTTAAGATCTTTGAGATATTGGATCCTTCTAAGAAGATTGTCTAACTCGTTTGAATTCAAGAATAGCTCGAAAGTAGATATTGAACTGTATTTATACGACATATTGATTCGCTTCTTGATCTTTGCTTTTATTAGTTCGATCTCTTGTGCAATGGTATCCAGTGAGGTTTGTTTTGATTCGATATCTCTATTGAGTATCCTTATTTCGGTAGCTTTCTGCTCAAGTTGAACTTCAAGCTCCTCGATCGTTTTCTCACGTGCTGCTATTTGCGAATATGTGTAGCTGATCTTTTGATACAGATCAAGCTGTTCGTACTCTTCTTGTGAGATCTGAGAGTCTAGTTTCTGTTTCTCATCCGATAACTGTTTTGCTAGATCTTGCAGGTAGTCTAGACATTCATAATCATCCATATAATCAGGACAAGTAGCATCCACAGCTTCCACAGGCTTTACTAGATCACTCTCAGAACTGTAGAGTATATGAAAGAAGCCTATTGCTAAAAGGGGAAGCGCGAGAAACCCAGATATTCTTCTTAATTGAGGGAATTTCATCAGTTTGAAGATCATCTACTCTTCAAATTTAGATTTTTCATAACTGCAAATGAACTACTTGCAAAGCCTACCAAAGCTCCAACAATTCCATGTACACCAAAGAACAGTATTACAAATTTCAGATCAAATGATCGAAGATAATTCAGGTCTAACTCTGTGGCCAATTGTGTCAGGATGAACTTGATATTTGAATCAGAACTACTACCGACTAGAAGATACCATGGGATAATGATCAAACCTGCTGCTATAAGCGAACCGACAGTAGTATACACAACCCCTTCGAGTATATATGGCAATTTGATATACGAATCATTACTTCCCACTAGGTGCATGATCTCGATCTCCTTATGGTGGGCATTTATGTTGAATGCGATAGTGATGAAAACTAGAGAAAGTGTAATTACTGAGAATATTGAGATGATGCCTATCGCACCATATCTGATAGCATTAGATATAGATCTGAGCTGTTTGACTACATCTTCATGATATACAACCTCTTCAATGTAAGGGTTTGTCCTTTGTTCTTCCTTAACCTGATCGGTGATGTACTCTAGATCGGTCAATGAAGATGCTCGTACCTCTAGACTGGCAGGTAGCCAGTCTGCAGACACGGAATCAATCAATTCGGGGTCATCGGAATAGTAGTCAAGATACAATGCAAGAGCTTCTTCTTGTGTGATATATGTGACCTCCTCTATTCCATTTAGTTTTTCGAGTTTATCTCTAACGCTTGAAATCTGAGATTCAGGTGTATCAACTTCGAAATAGATCTGTAACTGGGCTTTGGTTTCAGAGATCCTTACTGCTTGTTGTGCCATGAATGAAACTGCGATGAAGAATGATGCAGTAGCAAAAACTATCGTTGCTACGAGGATAGTGGCAATTGAGAGCCACCTGTTCCTCAAAATGTTCTTTCCAGTATTTGCAATTATCCCTGACATGATGATCAGCTCTCCTTTGTACTTTTAATTTTAGTATCTTTTTTGCTCACAGATCTTTTTGAGATCTCTTTTTTGTTTTGAATTGCTTCCTTATCCTTTTCTATCATTATCGTAAGCCCCTTTTTGTTTTTGGTATTTCCGTTCTCATATTTACTCTTTTTGGCATCTTCAACTATTTTTCCATCTTCCATTCTGATCACTCTCGTATTCATAGCATCCACGATCTTAGTATCATGGCTTACTACCATTACTGTAGTACCCCATGAATTGATCATTTTCAATAGCTCTAGGATCTCGAGTGAGGTGTTTGGATCGAGGTTTCCGGTGGGCTCATCAGCAATAAAGAGTTTTGGATTATTTGCTAATGCTCTGGCTATAGCTGTTCTTTGCATTTCGCCTCCAGAAAGTTCCTCAGGGAATAACTTCGCTCTTTTATCTAGTCCTACAAGTTTTAATAGATACCAGCTTGTTTCAATTATCTCGGCTTTTGGTTTACGAGCGATCTCAAGAACAAATTGCACATTCTCTTCGACTGTTTTACTTGGGATGAGTTTAAGATCCTGAAAGACAACTCCGAGTTGTTGTCGATATAGCGAAAGCATTTTTCTAGGGATTCTTGTCACATCTATATCTTCAAACAGGATATTGCCTTCTGTTGGGAATTCCTCACGGATAAGTAATCGTATAAGTGTAGATTTTCCGGCACCACTTGGACCAACGACAAAGAAAAATTCTCCATCTTCCGCCTTGAATTCGACATCTTCTATTGCAACGATATCGTTCTTATACTTTTTAGTCACTTTGTTGAAATGTATCATGCTCAATATTGGATCCTAAACAAATTCATCTGATAGATACATATTATCCGATTCTGATTTCTGCTTCAATGAATTCATTAAGATCTCCGTCAAGAACATTGTCCGGATCAGTACGCTCAACACCAGTGCGAAGATCTTTTACTAATTTGTATGGATGTAATACATAATTTCTTATCTGGTTGCCCCAACCCGCTACTTTATGCTCTCCCTTGATCTTGTTTATTTCATTTTCTCTTTTTTCTTCTTCTAATTGCCACAACTTTGCTTTAAGTATCATCATCGCCTTTTCGCGATTTCTCTGTTGACTCCGACTTTCTGAATTATGTACGGTCAAGCCTGTTGGTAAGTGTGTTATCTGAACTGCAGTTGAGGTTTTATTCACATGCTGACCTCCTGCGCCACCCGATCTTACAGCTTTGAATTCAATGTCCGAATCAGGGATGACGATATCCTCATCGTCATCTATAACTGGGGTGACCTCCACACCTGCAAATGATGTTTGACGCAGATTTTGAGAATTAAATGGAGATAGTCTGATAAGTCTGTGAGCACCCGCCTCCTTTTTGAGCAAACCAAAGCAGTAATCTCCAGATACTATCATGGTCACAGTAGATATACCTGCTTCATTCCCTTG
This region includes:
- a CDS encoding ABC transporter permease — translated: MSGIIANTGKNILRNRWLSIATILVATIVFATASFFIAVSFMAQQAVRISETKAQLQIYFEVDTPESQISSVRDKLEKLNGIEEVTYITQEEALALYLDYYSDDPELIDSVSADWLPASLEVRASSLTDLEYITDQVKEEQRTNPYIEEVVYHEDVVKQLRSISNAIRYGAIGIISIFSVITLSLVFITIAFNINAHHKEIEIMHLVGSNDSYIKLPYILEGVVYTTVGSLIAAGLIIIPWYLLVGSSSDSNIKFILTQLATELDLNYLRSFDLKFVILFFGVHGIVGALVGFASSSFAVMKNLNLKSR
- a CDS encoding radical SAM protein, which gives rise to MIRSVIISTPDLNDLVGCGVCPKECRLIDGAICRSGVRRRVGDRVVQLNYGMLLNLRKGTLPMGFREDEEGLFVSMIGGNHKLAFDPDWGLSQFYQERSREIGKFEAMRSVETSGDHYAPAELVEYSQKHDLEKIFFFNGEPAVNLDYILELSRVARRAGIEVYIKSRGTIPEQYWYALTSDLSGVSLHLDSLDNSYNQKYFNIITDHILELLKYLSKPHKLRSIYTTIIPDVNDRARSLDRMVDIFNHEIDQNVDWIVRSFTPDHKMWDRRSIPDEDLSEIINYLTKICRMNIIADTGKIDR
- the raiA gene encoding ribosome-associated translation inhibitor RaiA; this encodes MEEKFKITFSGMDATEPLRRYALEKFTKHQHLVDHIINADVVMTQHVTHRGVSKDFEITINVAVPKGMIHVQERGEDMYALIDTSSDILSRRLKRYHEKLSQWEGERPWKTIELQKEEDYQTEGDVSNYADYVPTIVERKTMEYMSPMAEAEAIERMELSDRDQILFKNIASGKYCMIYKRRRGGYAIVEPEDQ
- the prfB gene encoding peptide chain release factor 2, with protein sequence MEQISKDLLTEINKQIDDTKLDMNVDTKISRIGELETLSMEDGFWNEQEKARKIMRELEHLRKEVETIRSLEKRGESLLELYEMSGESDLDMLQIEYDSLKNDVESFQTFKYLSGKYDTADAIISIHSGQGGTEANDWAEMLYRMYLRYFERQGWTVETQHMVQGNEAGISTVTMIVSGDYCFGLLKKEAGAHRLIRLSPFNSQNLRQTSFAGVEVTPVIDDDEDIVIPDSDIEFKAVRSGGAGGQHVNKTSTAVQITHLPTGLTVHNSESRSQQRNREKAMMILKAKLWQLEEEKRENEINKIKGEHKVAGWGNQIRNYVLHPYKLVKDLRTGVERTDPDNVLDGDLNEFIEAEIRIG
- a CDS encoding ATP-binding cassette domain-containing protein, with the protein product MIHFNKVTKKYKNDIVAIEDVEFKAEDGEFFFVVGPSGAGKSTLIRLLIREEFPTEGNILFEDIDVTRIPRKMLSLYRQQLGVVFQDLKLIPSKTVEENVQFVLEIARKPKAEIIETSWYLLKLVGLDKRAKLFPEELSGGEMQRTAIARALANNPKLFIADEPTGNLDPNTSLEILELLKMINSWGTTVMVVSHDTKIVDAMNTRVIRMEDGKIVEDAKKSKYENGNTKNKKGLTIMIEKDKEAIQNKKEISKRSVSKKDTKIKSTKES
- a CDS encoding SurA N-terminal domain-containing protein, which produces MARSNKKAQSKKRSEERSKKVVASDRAKNSDTVSRSEKVSKVKESTPAKVVKKITPVSEAETKAKKPGTISIKPRMLKFVTWVLVVIATLIVIDFVVQYINNDYSIAIVNGSRIPRSEYLVRLEDAYGNVIATQMMNEELIKQEAVKEDVTVSDEDVDTAVAQTKEEVGGEEELNAALEANGLTLETYRRNLKIQLLAEAMVVPEPTEEDLLAFFEEFKDTYFGEDAVYEDVKDTVAEAYTKQKFNELSGAWLNGLREEATLQNNTTDRPSYGILQITRDLLSDMNSRLDTK